In a single window of the Neodiprion virginianus isolate iyNeoVirg1 chromosome 1, iyNeoVirg1.1, whole genome shotgun sequence genome:
- the LOC124310202 gene encoding uncharacterized protein LOC124310202 isoform X3, which translates to MSVLNQSGEDAVECPLCMEPLEVDDLNFYPCTCGYQICRFCWHRIRTDENGLCPACRKAYPENPADFKPLTKEEIARLKAEKRLKDQQRKQRVTENRKHLANVRVVQKNLVFVVGLPMRLADADVLKRHEYFGKFGKIHKVVINQSTSYAGSQGPSASAYVTYQRQEDALRAIEAVNNIVVDGRTVKTSLGTTKYCSHFMRNQACPKPDCMYLHDFGDQEASFTKEEMHQGKHQEYERKLVQSLHAHASAIQRKPTPSPPVTGSTVRENGTVNTQTKEAWPSLQPGQTNSTQTNSKEPSPPVHTPVQQSNGTNGSVSIQQNHPAVTINQQNNNNKGEGGLSRRGKSNSESKAQAARNKHKNSQNKEKHGVRTSSRSESNSTNGQTSLQTQSNMQKESLDSSVDSVSENTQMSSCRSKMDQHNTQSKDQNPSEFQNDEPKINGVFENGERSQSESESDPPREGSTPASTVSSTEDSTNLNAGLVDSEEIGSVAVLGTSPASTTSSQDGSQQLPPGIRVHNGGSQIQLNHRSIFQTDNNSFFSSNTFQKVSSTVSTPPTSQTGSTNLDWMSTGLVSIPDSLPTVHSSEDWQAAFGFQPEPSQTNLPTHKPSPSSSPGVSFNPEEFIDGEVFTNSRYATLAENATVFATNFLTDSPASKFMADFQQNSLRQRLVMQAQQNQENCDYIKQNGQTSLDDLNKHHSEVNTEIKADDDLGFDPFHETQKALAELMENEMLQHQRLFQQQQQQQQQLREREEQSRVQQQSLVSLGQQHFPQVAHIAHLQQQAQHMQNLQALQQSHSLLSRLPPNLLPPSGTQSPAPTAATSTNLGQRSRLPPPGFPELLMSAGSKILPFMSHSSGVLFTGAQTPQQNTFLPNGGPLLRSQGVGKCAGDAVYNLKDWCEVGSPQQQYHQQLLHQKTGWNNIGPNADWTSIDPAIVSSSRPVPFQATATWQFPHVQSPHTSSHTTQQEQNQPQHWAMQPPPGFAATSSSAPHNGQQPNSGTQSHSKLISAGSEIENL; encoded by the exons ATGTCGGTTTTGAATCAAAGTGGAGAAGATGCGGTTGAATGTCCGCTATGCATGGAACCGTTGGAGGTGGACGATCTGAACTTTTATCCGTGCACATGTGGTTACCAAATTTGCCGTTTTTGCTGGCACAGAATCCGTACTGATGAAAATGGTTTATGTCCTGCTTGTCGGAAAGCATATCCTGAAAACCCTGCAGACTTTAAGCCTCTAACTAAGGAAGAAATAGCAAG GTTGAAGGCGGAGAAAAGACTGAAAGACCAGCAGCGAAAACAACGCGTAACTGAGAACAGGAAACATCTTGCAAACGTTCGGGTGGTGCAAAAAAAtcttgtttttgttgttggtTTGCCAATGCGGCTGGCAGATGCTGAC GTTCTTAAGCGACACGAGTACTTTGGGAAGTTTGGGAAGATTCACAAAGTTGTAATAAATCAAAGTACCTCTTATGCAGGGTCTCAGGGTCCTAGTGCATCGGCGTATGTTACGTATCAA CGACAAGAAGATGCGTTGCGTGCTATAGAAGCAGTAAATAATATAGTAGTTGATGGGCGGACGGTCAAAACGTCACTAGGGACCACAAAGTACTGTTCGCATTTCATGCGTAATCAGGCATGTCCGAAACCAGATTGTATGTACCTTCATGACTTTGGTGACCAGGAAGCCTCTTTTACAAAGGAAGAAATGCATCAAGGCAAACACCAGGAGTATGAGCGTAAACTTGTACAGTCGTTACACGCCCATGCATCTGCAATACaacg AAAACCAACGCCATCGCCACCAGTGACAGGTAGCACAGTTCGCGAGAATGGTACGGTGAATACACAAACAAAAGAAGCATGGCCTTCGTTACAACCTGGGCAGACAAATA GCACACAAACAAATAGTAAAGAACCATCTCCACCTGTGCATACGCCGGTGCAACAATCTAATGGCACAAACGGAAGTGTAAGCATACAGCAAAATCACCCAGCTGTCACGATAAATCaacaaaataacaacaacaaagGCGAAGGAGGTCTGAGTCGTAGAGGAAAAAGTAATAGTGAAAGTAAAGCACAGGCTGCGCGCAACAAACACAAAAACTCacagaataaagaaaaacatgGAGTACGGACAAGTTCTCGGTCTGAATCAAATTCAACAAATGGTCAAACTAGTTTACAGACGCAGAGTAACATGCAAAAGGAGTCTCTCGATTCTTCGGTCGATTCAGTTAGTGAAAATACACAAATGTCGAGCTGTAGGAGTAAAATGGATCAACACAATACACAAAGTAAGGATCAAAATCCATCGGAATTCCAGAACGACGAACCAAAGATTAATGGTGTCTTTGAAAATGGTGAAAGAAGTCAATCTGAGAGCGAAAGTGATCCTCCAAGGGAAGGCAGTACGCCAGCTAGTACTGTTTCAAGCACAGAAGATTCTACAAATCTCAATGCAGGGTTAGTGGATTCCGAAGAAATTGGCAGTGTAGCTGTGTTAG GTACATCACCAGCAAGCACGACTTCATCTCAGGATGGCTCACAGCAACTGCCCCCTGGTATCCGTGTGCATAATGGCGGGTCGCAAATACAACTGAATCATCGATCCATCTTTCAAACGGATAACAACAGCTTTTTTAGTTCGAATACATTTCAGAAAGTATCATCTACTGTATCTACGCCACCAACGTCACAAACCG GGAGCACAAATTTAGATTGGATGAGTACGGGATTGGTATCGATACCTGATTCCCTACCTACTGTCCACTCTAGTGAAGATTGGCAAGCTGCGTTTGGATTTCAACCCGAACCTTCTCAGACAAATCTCCCCACACATAAGCCAAGCCCGTCTAGTTCACCAGGTGTCTCTTTCAATCCCGAGGAATTTATTGATGGAGAAGTCTTCACTAATTCGAGATATGCTACTTTGGCTGAAAATGCAACTGTATTTGCTACAAATTTTCTCACAGATTCACCAGCATCGAAGTTTATGGctgattttcaacaaaattcgtTGAGACAGAGGCTTGTAATGCAg GCGCAACAAAATCAAGAAAATTGTGATTACATAAAACAAAACGGTCAGACGTCGTTGGATGACTTAAATAAACATCATAGTGAAGTAAATACAGAGATAAAGGCTGATGATGATTTGGGTTTCGATCCTTTTCATGAGACTCAAAAAGCATTAGCAGAATTGATGGAAAATGAAATGCTGCAGCACCAGAGACTGTttcagcaacagcagcaacaacaacaacagctAAGAGAACGAGAAGAACAAAGCAGAGTGCAACAACAAAGCCTTGTGAGCTTAGGCCAACAACACTTCCCCCAG GTGGCACACATTGCTCATTTGCAACAACAAGCACAACATATGCAGAACCTTCAAGCATTGCAGCAATCACATTCCCTGTTATCTCGACTTCCACCAAATTTGTTACCGCCTAGCGGTACTCAAAGCCCTGCACCTACGGCAGCTACATCAACCAATCTTGGACAGCGCAGTCGTCTACCACCACCAGGCTTTCCAG AGTTGCTTATGTCTGCAGGTAGTAAGATACTGCCATTCATGAGTCACTCATCTGGGGTATTGTTCACTGGTGCCCAAACTCCACAGCAAAATACTTTTCTACCCAATGGTGGCCCGCTACTTCGTTCACAAG GCGTTGGTAAATGTGCCGGCGATGCTGTGTATAACTTAAAAGATTGGTGCGAAGTGGGCAGTCCACAACAGCAATACCACCAACAGCTTCTACACCAAAAGACAGGGTGGAATAACATCGGACCAAATGCTGACTGGACTTCAATTGATCCAGCTATTGTTAGCTCATCTAGACCAGTTCCTTTCCAGGCGACAGCTACTTGGCAATTCCCTCACGTTCAGTCTCCGCACACATCATCTCATACAACACAACAG GAGCAGAACCAGCCCCAACACTGGGCAATGCAACCACCACCAGGTTTTGCTGCGACATCGTCTTCGGCGCCACATAATGGTCAGCAACCAAACTCAGGGACACAATCGCATTCTAAACTTATTTCTGCTGGATCTGAGATTGAAA ACTTGTAA
- the LOC124310202 gene encoding uncharacterized protein LOC124310202 isoform X1: protein MSVLNQSGEDAVECPLCMEPLEVDDLNFYPCTCGYQICRFCWHRIRTDENGLCPACRKAYPENPADFKPLTKEEIARLKAEKRLKDQQRKQRVTENRKHLANVRVVQKNLVFVVGLPMRLADADVLKRHEYFGKFGKIHKVVINQSTSYAGSQGPSASAYVTYQRQEDALRAIEAVNNIVVDGRTVKTSLGTTKYCSHFMRNQACPKPDCMYLHDFGDQEASFTKEEMHQGKHQEYERKLVQSLHAHASAIQRKPTPSPPVTGSTVRENGTVNTQTKEAWPSLQPGQTNSTQTNSKEPSPPVHTPVQQSNGTNGSVSIQQNHPAVTINQQNNNNKGEGGLSRRGKSNSESKAQAARNKHKNSQNKEKHGVRTSSRSESNSTNGQTSLQTQSNMQKESLDSSVDSVSENTQMSSCRSKMDQHNTQSKDQNPSEFQNDEPKINGVFENGERSQSESESDPPREGSTPASTVSSTEDSTNLNAGLVDSEEIGSVAVLGTSPASTTSSQDGSQQLPPGIRVHNGGSQIQLNHRSIFQTDNNSFFSSNTFQKVSSTVSTPPTSQTGSTNLDWMSTGLVSIPDSLPTVHSSEDWQAAFGFQPEPSQTNLPTHKPSPSSSPGVSFNPEEFIDGEVFTNSRYATLAENATVFATNFLTDSPASKFMADFQQNSLRQRLVMQAQQNQENCDYIKQNGQTSLDDLNKHHSEVNTEIKADDDLGFDPFHETQKALAELMENEMLQHQRLFQQQQQQQQQLREREEQSRVQQQSLVSLGQQHFPQVAHIAHLQQQAQHMQNLQALQQSHSLLSRLPPNLLPPSGTQSPAPTAATSTNLGQRSRLPPPGFPGSAPNHMNSFGLGIPRPAPTNNVLSELLMSAGSKILPFMSHSSGVLFTGAQTPQQNTFLPNGGPLLRSQGVGKCAGDAVYNLKDWCEVGSPQQQYHQQLLHQKTGWNNIGPNADWTSIDPAIVSSSRPVPFQATATWQFPHVQSPHTSSHTTQQEQNQPQHWAMQPPPGFAATSSSAPHNGQQPNSGTQSHSKLISAGSEIENL from the exons ATGTCGGTTTTGAATCAAAGTGGAGAAGATGCGGTTGAATGTCCGCTATGCATGGAACCGTTGGAGGTGGACGATCTGAACTTTTATCCGTGCACATGTGGTTACCAAATTTGCCGTTTTTGCTGGCACAGAATCCGTACTGATGAAAATGGTTTATGTCCTGCTTGTCGGAAAGCATATCCTGAAAACCCTGCAGACTTTAAGCCTCTAACTAAGGAAGAAATAGCAAG GTTGAAGGCGGAGAAAAGACTGAAAGACCAGCAGCGAAAACAACGCGTAACTGAGAACAGGAAACATCTTGCAAACGTTCGGGTGGTGCAAAAAAAtcttgtttttgttgttggtTTGCCAATGCGGCTGGCAGATGCTGAC GTTCTTAAGCGACACGAGTACTTTGGGAAGTTTGGGAAGATTCACAAAGTTGTAATAAATCAAAGTACCTCTTATGCAGGGTCTCAGGGTCCTAGTGCATCGGCGTATGTTACGTATCAA CGACAAGAAGATGCGTTGCGTGCTATAGAAGCAGTAAATAATATAGTAGTTGATGGGCGGACGGTCAAAACGTCACTAGGGACCACAAAGTACTGTTCGCATTTCATGCGTAATCAGGCATGTCCGAAACCAGATTGTATGTACCTTCATGACTTTGGTGACCAGGAAGCCTCTTTTACAAAGGAAGAAATGCATCAAGGCAAACACCAGGAGTATGAGCGTAAACTTGTACAGTCGTTACACGCCCATGCATCTGCAATACaacg AAAACCAACGCCATCGCCACCAGTGACAGGTAGCACAGTTCGCGAGAATGGTACGGTGAATACACAAACAAAAGAAGCATGGCCTTCGTTACAACCTGGGCAGACAAATA GCACACAAACAAATAGTAAAGAACCATCTCCACCTGTGCATACGCCGGTGCAACAATCTAATGGCACAAACGGAAGTGTAAGCATACAGCAAAATCACCCAGCTGTCACGATAAATCaacaaaataacaacaacaaagGCGAAGGAGGTCTGAGTCGTAGAGGAAAAAGTAATAGTGAAAGTAAAGCACAGGCTGCGCGCAACAAACACAAAAACTCacagaataaagaaaaacatgGAGTACGGACAAGTTCTCGGTCTGAATCAAATTCAACAAATGGTCAAACTAGTTTACAGACGCAGAGTAACATGCAAAAGGAGTCTCTCGATTCTTCGGTCGATTCAGTTAGTGAAAATACACAAATGTCGAGCTGTAGGAGTAAAATGGATCAACACAATACACAAAGTAAGGATCAAAATCCATCGGAATTCCAGAACGACGAACCAAAGATTAATGGTGTCTTTGAAAATGGTGAAAGAAGTCAATCTGAGAGCGAAAGTGATCCTCCAAGGGAAGGCAGTACGCCAGCTAGTACTGTTTCAAGCACAGAAGATTCTACAAATCTCAATGCAGGGTTAGTGGATTCCGAAGAAATTGGCAGTGTAGCTGTGTTAG GTACATCACCAGCAAGCACGACTTCATCTCAGGATGGCTCACAGCAACTGCCCCCTGGTATCCGTGTGCATAATGGCGGGTCGCAAATACAACTGAATCATCGATCCATCTTTCAAACGGATAACAACAGCTTTTTTAGTTCGAATACATTTCAGAAAGTATCATCTACTGTATCTACGCCACCAACGTCACAAACCG GGAGCACAAATTTAGATTGGATGAGTACGGGATTGGTATCGATACCTGATTCCCTACCTACTGTCCACTCTAGTGAAGATTGGCAAGCTGCGTTTGGATTTCAACCCGAACCTTCTCAGACAAATCTCCCCACACATAAGCCAAGCCCGTCTAGTTCACCAGGTGTCTCTTTCAATCCCGAGGAATTTATTGATGGAGAAGTCTTCACTAATTCGAGATATGCTACTTTGGCTGAAAATGCAACTGTATTTGCTACAAATTTTCTCACAGATTCACCAGCATCGAAGTTTATGGctgattttcaacaaaattcgtTGAGACAGAGGCTTGTAATGCAg GCGCAACAAAATCAAGAAAATTGTGATTACATAAAACAAAACGGTCAGACGTCGTTGGATGACTTAAATAAACATCATAGTGAAGTAAATACAGAGATAAAGGCTGATGATGATTTGGGTTTCGATCCTTTTCATGAGACTCAAAAAGCATTAGCAGAATTGATGGAAAATGAAATGCTGCAGCACCAGAGACTGTttcagcaacagcagcaacaacaacaacagctAAGAGAACGAGAAGAACAAAGCAGAGTGCAACAACAAAGCCTTGTGAGCTTAGGCCAACAACACTTCCCCCAG GTGGCACACATTGCTCATTTGCAACAACAAGCACAACATATGCAGAACCTTCAAGCATTGCAGCAATCACATTCCCTGTTATCTCGACTTCCACCAAATTTGTTACCGCCTAGCGGTACTCAAAGCCCTGCACCTACGGCAGCTACATCAACCAATCTTGGACAGCGCAGTCGTCTACCACCACCAGGCTTTCCAGGTTCGGCTCCAAATCACATGAACTCCTTTGGTTTGGGTATACCGCGACCGGCTCCCACAAACAATGTTCTTTccg AGTTGCTTATGTCTGCAGGTAGTAAGATACTGCCATTCATGAGTCACTCATCTGGGGTATTGTTCACTGGTGCCCAAACTCCACAGCAAAATACTTTTCTACCCAATGGTGGCCCGCTACTTCGTTCACAAG GCGTTGGTAAATGTGCCGGCGATGCTGTGTATAACTTAAAAGATTGGTGCGAAGTGGGCAGTCCACAACAGCAATACCACCAACAGCTTCTACACCAAAAGACAGGGTGGAATAACATCGGACCAAATGCTGACTGGACTTCAATTGATCCAGCTATTGTTAGCTCATCTAGACCAGTTCCTTTCCAGGCGACAGCTACTTGGCAATTCCCTCACGTTCAGTCTCCGCACACATCATCTCATACAACACAACAG GAGCAGAACCAGCCCCAACACTGGGCAATGCAACCACCACCAGGTTTTGCTGCGACATCGTCTTCGGCGCCACATAATGGTCAGCAACCAAACTCAGGGACACAATCGCATTCTAAACTTATTTCTGCTGGATCTGAGATTGAAA ACTTGTAA
- the LOC124310202 gene encoding uncharacterized protein LOC124310202 isoform X2: MSVLNQSGEDAVECPLCMEPLEVDDLNFYPCTCGYQICRFCWHRIRTDENGLCPACRKAYPENPADFKPLTKEEIARLKAEKRLKDQQRKQRVTENRKHLANVRVVQKNLVFVVGLPMRLADADVLKRHEYFGKFGKIHKVVINQSTSYAGSQGPSASAYVTYQRQEDALRAIEAVNNIVVDGRTVKTSLGTTKYCSHFMRNQACPKPDCMYLHDFGDQEASFTKEEMHQGKHQEYERKLVQSLHAHASAIQRKPTPSPPVTGSTVRENGTVNTQTKEAWPSLQPGQTNSTQTNSKEPSPPVHTPVQQSNGTNGSVSIQQNHPAVTINQQNNNNKGEGGLSRRGKSNSESKAQAARNKHKNSQNKEKHGVRTSSRSESNSTNGQTSLQTQSNMQKESLDSSVDSVSENTQMSSCRSKMDQHNTQSKDQNPSEFQNDEPKINGVFENGERSQSESESDPPREGSTPASTVSSTEDSTNLNAGLVDSEEIGSVAVLGTSPASTTSSQDGSQQLPPGIRVHNGGSQIQLNHRSIFQTDNNSFFSSNTFQKVSSTVSTPPTSQTGSTNLDWMSTGLVSIPDSLPTVHSSEDWQAAFGFQPEPSQTNLPTHKPSPSSSPGVSFNPEEFIDGEVFTNSRYATLAENATVFATNFLTDSPASKFMADFQQNSLRQRLVMQAQQNQENCDYIKQNGQTSLDDLNKHHSEVNTEIKADDDLGFDPFHETQKALAELMENEMLQHQRLFQQQQQQQQQLREREEQSRVQQQSLVSLGQQHFPQVAHIAHLQQQAQHMQNLQALQQSHSLLSRLPPNLLPPSGTQSPAPTAATSTNLGQRSRLPPPGFPGSAPNHMNSFGLGIPRPAPTNNVLSGSKILPFMSHSSGVLFTGAQTPQQNTFLPNGGPLLRSQGVGKCAGDAVYNLKDWCEVGSPQQQYHQQLLHQKTGWNNIGPNADWTSIDPAIVSSSRPVPFQATATWQFPHVQSPHTSSHTTQQEQNQPQHWAMQPPPGFAATSSSAPHNGQQPNSGTQSHSKLISAGSEIENL; the protein is encoded by the exons ATGTCGGTTTTGAATCAAAGTGGAGAAGATGCGGTTGAATGTCCGCTATGCATGGAACCGTTGGAGGTGGACGATCTGAACTTTTATCCGTGCACATGTGGTTACCAAATTTGCCGTTTTTGCTGGCACAGAATCCGTACTGATGAAAATGGTTTATGTCCTGCTTGTCGGAAAGCATATCCTGAAAACCCTGCAGACTTTAAGCCTCTAACTAAGGAAGAAATAGCAAG GTTGAAGGCGGAGAAAAGACTGAAAGACCAGCAGCGAAAACAACGCGTAACTGAGAACAGGAAACATCTTGCAAACGTTCGGGTGGTGCAAAAAAAtcttgtttttgttgttggtTTGCCAATGCGGCTGGCAGATGCTGAC GTTCTTAAGCGACACGAGTACTTTGGGAAGTTTGGGAAGATTCACAAAGTTGTAATAAATCAAAGTACCTCTTATGCAGGGTCTCAGGGTCCTAGTGCATCGGCGTATGTTACGTATCAA CGACAAGAAGATGCGTTGCGTGCTATAGAAGCAGTAAATAATATAGTAGTTGATGGGCGGACGGTCAAAACGTCACTAGGGACCACAAAGTACTGTTCGCATTTCATGCGTAATCAGGCATGTCCGAAACCAGATTGTATGTACCTTCATGACTTTGGTGACCAGGAAGCCTCTTTTACAAAGGAAGAAATGCATCAAGGCAAACACCAGGAGTATGAGCGTAAACTTGTACAGTCGTTACACGCCCATGCATCTGCAATACaacg AAAACCAACGCCATCGCCACCAGTGACAGGTAGCACAGTTCGCGAGAATGGTACGGTGAATACACAAACAAAAGAAGCATGGCCTTCGTTACAACCTGGGCAGACAAATA GCACACAAACAAATAGTAAAGAACCATCTCCACCTGTGCATACGCCGGTGCAACAATCTAATGGCACAAACGGAAGTGTAAGCATACAGCAAAATCACCCAGCTGTCACGATAAATCaacaaaataacaacaacaaagGCGAAGGAGGTCTGAGTCGTAGAGGAAAAAGTAATAGTGAAAGTAAAGCACAGGCTGCGCGCAACAAACACAAAAACTCacagaataaagaaaaacatgGAGTACGGACAAGTTCTCGGTCTGAATCAAATTCAACAAATGGTCAAACTAGTTTACAGACGCAGAGTAACATGCAAAAGGAGTCTCTCGATTCTTCGGTCGATTCAGTTAGTGAAAATACACAAATGTCGAGCTGTAGGAGTAAAATGGATCAACACAATACACAAAGTAAGGATCAAAATCCATCGGAATTCCAGAACGACGAACCAAAGATTAATGGTGTCTTTGAAAATGGTGAAAGAAGTCAATCTGAGAGCGAAAGTGATCCTCCAAGGGAAGGCAGTACGCCAGCTAGTACTGTTTCAAGCACAGAAGATTCTACAAATCTCAATGCAGGGTTAGTGGATTCCGAAGAAATTGGCAGTGTAGCTGTGTTAG GTACATCACCAGCAAGCACGACTTCATCTCAGGATGGCTCACAGCAACTGCCCCCTGGTATCCGTGTGCATAATGGCGGGTCGCAAATACAACTGAATCATCGATCCATCTTTCAAACGGATAACAACAGCTTTTTTAGTTCGAATACATTTCAGAAAGTATCATCTACTGTATCTACGCCACCAACGTCACAAACCG GGAGCACAAATTTAGATTGGATGAGTACGGGATTGGTATCGATACCTGATTCCCTACCTACTGTCCACTCTAGTGAAGATTGGCAAGCTGCGTTTGGATTTCAACCCGAACCTTCTCAGACAAATCTCCCCACACATAAGCCAAGCCCGTCTAGTTCACCAGGTGTCTCTTTCAATCCCGAGGAATTTATTGATGGAGAAGTCTTCACTAATTCGAGATATGCTACTTTGGCTGAAAATGCAACTGTATTTGCTACAAATTTTCTCACAGATTCACCAGCATCGAAGTTTATGGctgattttcaacaaaattcgtTGAGACAGAGGCTTGTAATGCAg GCGCAACAAAATCAAGAAAATTGTGATTACATAAAACAAAACGGTCAGACGTCGTTGGATGACTTAAATAAACATCATAGTGAAGTAAATACAGAGATAAAGGCTGATGATGATTTGGGTTTCGATCCTTTTCATGAGACTCAAAAAGCATTAGCAGAATTGATGGAAAATGAAATGCTGCAGCACCAGAGACTGTttcagcaacagcagcaacaacaacaacagctAAGAGAACGAGAAGAACAAAGCAGAGTGCAACAACAAAGCCTTGTGAGCTTAGGCCAACAACACTTCCCCCAG GTGGCACACATTGCTCATTTGCAACAACAAGCACAACATATGCAGAACCTTCAAGCATTGCAGCAATCACATTCCCTGTTATCTCGACTTCCACCAAATTTGTTACCGCCTAGCGGTACTCAAAGCCCTGCACCTACGGCAGCTACATCAACCAATCTTGGACAGCGCAGTCGTCTACCACCACCAGGCTTTCCAGGTTCGGCTCCAAATCACATGAACTCCTTTGGTTTGGGTATACCGCGACCGGCTCCCACAAACAATGTTCTTTccg GTAGTAAGATACTGCCATTCATGAGTCACTCATCTGGGGTATTGTTCACTGGTGCCCAAACTCCACAGCAAAATACTTTTCTACCCAATGGTGGCCCGCTACTTCGTTCACAAG GCGTTGGTAAATGTGCCGGCGATGCTGTGTATAACTTAAAAGATTGGTGCGAAGTGGGCAGTCCACAACAGCAATACCACCAACAGCTTCTACACCAAAAGACAGGGTGGAATAACATCGGACCAAATGCTGACTGGACTTCAATTGATCCAGCTATTGTTAGCTCATCTAGACCAGTTCCTTTCCAGGCGACAGCTACTTGGCAATTCCCTCACGTTCAGTCTCCGCACACATCATCTCATACAACACAACAG GAGCAGAACCAGCCCCAACACTGGGCAATGCAACCACCACCAGGTTTTGCTGCGACATCGTCTTCGGCGCCACATAATGGTCAGCAACCAAACTCAGGGACACAATCGCATTCTAAACTTATTTCTGCTGGATCTGAGATTGAAA ACTTGTAA